A portion of the Streptococcus sp. Marseille-Q6470 genome contains these proteins:
- the fabG gene encoding 3-oxoacyl-[acyl-carrier-protein] reductase — protein sequence MKLEQKNVFITGSSRGIGLAIAHKFASLGANVVLNSRGEISEELLDEFKPYGVKVLAISGDVSDFADAKRMVDQAIEELGSVDVLVNNAGITQDTLMLKMTEEDFEKVLKVNLTGAFNMTQAVLKQMIKAREGAIINMSSVVGLMGNIGQANYAASKAGLIGFTKSVAREVANRNVRVNAIAPGMIESDMTAVLSDKVKDAMLAQIPMKQFGQAEQVAEVTAFLASQDYLTGQVIAIDGGLTMQ from the coding sequence ATGAAACTAGAACAGAAAAATGTCTTTATTACAGGCTCAAGTCGAGGAATTGGTCTTGCCATTGCTCATAAATTTGCTAGCTTGGGAGCCAACGTTGTCTTGAATAGTCGTGGTGAAATCTCCGAGGAGCTTCTAGACGAGTTTAAACCATATGGTGTGAAGGTACTTGCTATTTCTGGTGATGTTTCAGACTTTGCGGATGCAAAACGCATGGTAGACCAAGCCATTGAAGAGCTAGGTTCAGTTGATGTCCTAGTGAATAACGCTGGGATTACTCAAGACACTCTCATGCTGAAGATGACAGAAGAAGATTTTGAGAAGGTCTTGAAAGTCAATCTAACGGGAGCCTTCAACATGACGCAAGCAGTCTTGAAGCAGATGATAAAAGCTCGTGAAGGGGCCATTATCAATATGTCCAGTGTCGTTGGTTTGATGGGAAATATCGGTCAAGCGAACTACGCTGCTTCTAAGGCTGGTCTAATTGGATTTACCAAATCAGTAGCACGTGAGGTAGCCAATCGTAATGTGCGTGTCAATGCCATTGCACCAGGAATGATCGAATCAGATATGACTGCAGTCCTATCTGATAAGGTAAAAGATGCCATGTTAGCACAAATTCCGATGAAACAATTTGGCCAAGCTGAGCAGGTCGCAGAGGTGACAGCCTTTCTTGCAAGCCAAGATTATCTAACGGGACAAGTCATTGCAATTGATGGTGGACTTACCATGCAATAA
- the fabD gene encoding ACP S-malonyltransferase, whose translation MTKTAFLFAGQGAQYLGMGRELYDQYAIVKETIDQASQVLGYDLRDLIDNDETKLNQTRYTQPAILATSVSIYRLLKEKGYQPDMVAGLSLGEYSALVASGALDFEDAVALVAKRGSYMEEAAPAESGKMVAVLNTPVEVIEQACQEASQLGVVTPANYNTPSQIVIGGEVVAVDRAVELLQEAGAKRLIPLNVSGPFHTALLESASQKLAQVLEDVEFNDFACPLVGNTEAKVMEKERIAELLTRQVKEPVRFYESIAVMQEAGATRFIEIGPGKVLSGFVKKIDKTAQLANVEDQASLQALLEN comes from the coding sequence ATGACTAAAACAGCCTTTCTATTTGCAGGTCAAGGAGCCCAGTACCTTGGAATGGGACGTGAACTATATGACCAATATGCTATCGTCAAGGAAACAATCGACCAAGCTAGCCAGGTCTTGGGTTATGATCTTCGTGACTTGATTGATAACGATGAAACGAAGCTAAATCAGACTCGTTACACACAACCAGCTATTTTGGCTACATCCGTTTCCATTTACCGACTACTAAAGGAGAAGGGTTACCAACCAGATATGGTGGCAGGTCTGTCTCTTGGTGAATATTCTGCCCTCGTAGCTAGTGGTGCTTTGGATTTTGAGGATGCGGTGGCTCTAGTTGCTAAGCGTGGATCTTATATGGAAGAAGCGGCACCTGCTGAGTCTGGTAAAATGGTAGCCGTTCTCAATACTCCAGTTGAAGTTATTGAACAAGCTTGTCAAGAAGCTTCTCAACTTGGTGTTGTGACTCCAGCTAACTACAATACCCCAAGTCAAATTGTTATTGGTGGTGAGGTGGTTGCTGTTGATCGTGCAGTTGAACTCTTGCAAGAAGCAGGAGCAAAACGCTTAATTCCGCTAAATGTTTCTGGACCTTTCCATACAGCTTTATTGGAATCTGCTAGTCAAAAATTAGCTCAAGTCCTAGAAGATGTTGAGTTTAATGACTTTGCTTGTCCACTTGTTGGTAATACAGAAGCAAAGGTCATGGAAAAAGAACGAATTGCAGAACTCTTGACTCGTCAAGTTAAGGAACCTGTTCGTTTTTATGAAAGCATTGCAGTCATGCAAGAAGCTGGTGCAACTCGTTTTATCGAGATTGGCCCTGGAAAAGTCTTGTCAGGATTCGTCAAAAAGATTGATAAAACTGCTCAACTTGCAAATGTTGAAGATCAAGCAAGTCTACAAGCACTCTTAGAAAATTAG
- the fabK gene encoding enoyl-[acyl-carrier-protein] reductase FabK, whose amino-acid sequence MKTRITELLNIKYPIFQGGMAWVADGDLAGAVSKAGGLGIIGGGNAPKEVVKANIDKIKSLTDKPFGVNIMLLSPFVDDIVDLVIEEGVKVVTTGAGNPSKYMERFHEAGITVIPVVPSVALAKRMEKIGADAVICEGMEAGGHIGKLTTMTLVRQVAAAVSIPVIAAGGIADGEGAAAGFMLGAEAVQVGTRFVVAKESNAHPNYKAKILKARDIDTTISAQHFGHAVRAIKNQLTRDFEQAEKDAFKQENPDLEIFEQMGAGALAKAVVHGDVDGGSVMAGQIAGLVSKEETVEEILKDIYYGAAEKIQKEAARWAGVTRND is encoded by the coding sequence ATGAAAACACGTATCACTGAACTATTAAATATTAAATATCCTATCTTCCAAGGTGGAATGGCCTGGGTAGCAGATGGCGATTTGGCTGGAGCTGTTTCAAAAGCTGGTGGTCTCGGTATCATTGGTGGAGGAAACGCACCTAAAGAAGTGGTTAAAGCCAACATCGATAAGATTAAATCTTTAACAGACAAGCCTTTTGGTGTCAATATCATGCTCTTGTCTCCATTTGTTGATGATATTGTTGACCTTGTGATTGAAGAAGGGGTTAAGGTAGTCACAACTGGTGCAGGAAACCCAAGTAAATATATGGAGCGATTTCATGAAGCAGGAATCACTGTTATTCCTGTAGTTCCTAGCGTAGCTTTGGCTAAACGTATGGAAAAAATCGGTGCAGATGCTGTCATTTGTGAAGGTATGGAAGCTGGTGGACACATTGGTAAATTAACAACCATGACCTTGGTTCGTCAAGTTGCGGCGGCTGTTTCAATTCCTGTTATCGCTGCAGGTGGTATCGCAGACGGTGAGGGAGCTGCTGCTGGATTTATGCTTGGTGCGGAAGCTGTGCAAGTAGGAACTCGTTTTGTAGTTGCTAAAGAATCAAATGCTCATCCAAACTACAAAGCTAAGATTTTGAAAGCTCGTGATATTGACACAACTATCTCAGCACAACATTTTGGTCATGCAGTTCGTGCTATCAAAAATCAATTGACTCGTGATTTCGAGCAAGCTGAAAAAGATGCCTTTAAACAAGAAAATCCAGACCTAGAAATCTTTGAACAAATGGGCGCTGGAGCCTTAGCTAAGGCTGTTGTCCATGGTGATGTAGATGGCGGTTCAGTAATGGCCGGCCAGATTGCAGGTTTGGTATCTAAAGAAGAAACAGTTGAAGAAATCTTAAAAGATATCTACTATGGTGCAGCTGAGAAAATTCAAAAAGAAGCCGCTCGTTGGGCAGGAGTTACAAGAAATGACTAA
- a CDS encoding acyl carrier protein has product MAVFEKVQEIIVEELGKDASEVTLESTFDDLDADSLDLFQVISEIEDAFDIQIEAEDNLKTVGDLVAYVEEQTK; this is encoded by the coding sequence ATGGCAGTATTTGAAAAAGTACAAGAAATTATCGTTGAAGAACTTGGAAAAGATGCATCAGAAGTAACACTTGAATCTACTTTTGATGATTTGGATGCAGATTCATTGGACTTGTTCCAAGTAATCTCAGAAATCGAAGACGCTTTTGATATCCAAATCGAAGCTGAAGACAACTTGAAAACAGTTGGCGACTTGGTTGCTTACGTTGAAGAGCAAACTAAATAA
- a CDS encoding beta-ketoacyl-ACP synthase III, which yields MAFAKISQVAHYAPEQIITNEDLAQVMDTSDEWISSRTGIKERHISKTKSTGDLATEVARQLIEKAGISAEELDFIIIATMTPDSMMPSTAARVQAKIGAHKAFAYDLTAACSGFVFALSTAEKFISSGTYRKGLVIGSETMSKSLDWSDRSTAVLFGDGAGGVLLEASDQKHFLAESLNSDGSRGECLTYGQTGLISPFSIQEEPDIFLKMDGRAVFDFAIRDVAKSIKQTIEKSPISADELDYLLLHQANIRILDKMARKIGVDRDKLPANMMKYGNTSAASIPILLSECVEEGLIHLDGSQKILLSGFGGGLTWGTLIVTI from the coding sequence ATGGCTTTTGCAAAAATAAGCCAGGTCGCTCATTATGCTCCAGAGCAGATTATCACTAACGAAGACTTGGCTCAGGTCATGGATACGAGTGATGAATGGATCTCAAGTCGGACAGGGATTAAAGAACGCCATATTTCTAAGACGAAATCAACAGGAGATTTGGCTACAGAGGTTGCAAGACAACTTATAGAGAAGGCAGGGATTTCTGCTGAAGAGCTAGACTTCATCATTATAGCGACGATGACACCTGACTCGATGATGCCTTCAACCGCAGCTCGTGTTCAGGCAAAGATTGGCGCTCATAAGGCTTTTGCCTATGATTTAACAGCTGCTTGTAGTGGATTTGTTTTTGCCCTATCGACTGCAGAAAAGTTCATTTCTTCAGGAACATATCGAAAGGGTCTTGTTATCGGTAGTGAGACCATGTCAAAATCTTTGGATTGGTCTGACCGTTCAACAGCTGTCTTGTTCGGAGATGGAGCTGGTGGTGTACTACTTGAGGCAAGTGACCAAAAACATTTCTTAGCTGAAAGTCTCAATAGCGATGGTTCTCGTGGTGAGTGTCTCACTTATGGACAGACAGGATTGATTTCACCATTTTCGATTCAAGAAGAACCAGATATTTTCTTGAAAATGGATGGGAGAGCAGTTTTTGACTTTGCAATTCGAGACGTGGCTAAATCTATTAAACAGACCATCGAAAAAAGTCCAATATCAGCAGATGAACTCGATTATCTCTTGCTTCATCAAGCTAATATTCGAATTTTAGATAAGATGGCTAGAAAAATCGGTGTCGATCGTGACAAGCTTCCTGCTAATATGATGAAGTATGGAAATACTAGTGCGGCAAGTATCCCGATTTTACTTTCTGAGTGTGTAGAAGAAGGGCTCATCCATTTGGATGGTAGCCAAAAAATTCTCTTGTCAGGTTTCGGTGGAGGTTTGACATGGGGCACACTTATTGTTACAATTTAG
- a CDS encoding MarR family transcriptional regulator: MDYQQVNDYLTSIFNNVLVIEEVSLRGSRFKDISIKEMHTIDVIGKYPEVTPSQVSKELMVTLGTVTTSLNNLERKGYIERIRSDQDRRVVHLHLTKKGRLVHRLHKRFHKAMVERIIEGMSPEEIVVMGKGLTNLYHFLEDLK, encoded by the coding sequence ATGGACTACCAACAAGTCAATGACTATTTAACATCAATTTTTAACAACGTCCTAGTGATCGAGGAAGTAAGTTTGCGAGGTAGTCGTTTCAAAGACATCTCTATCAAAGAAATGCACACGATTGATGTTATCGGTAAGTATCCAGAAGTGACTCCAAGTCAAGTGTCCAAAGAGTTGATGGTAACTCTAGGGACTGTGACAACGAGTTTAAATAATTTGGAGAGAAAAGGATACATCGAACGTATCCGCTCAGATCAAGATCGTCGTGTAGTACATCTGCATTTGACAAAGAAAGGTCGTCTCGTTCACCGTCTTCATAAACGTTTCCATAAGGCCATGGTCGAAAGAATTATCGAGGGCATGAGTCCTGAAGAGATTGTAGTTATGGGAAAAGGCTTGACTAATCTTTATCACTTTTTGGAGGATTTGAAGTAA
- a CDS encoding enoyl-CoA hydratase, with translation MNHIIFQIQDDLAVITLNRPEVANGFHIPMCEEILEALELAEKDDSVSFILINAAGKVFSVGGDLVEMKRAVDEDDIDSLARIAELVNTISYKIKQIPKPVIMEVDGAVAGAAANMALAVDFCIATDKAKFIQAFVGVGLAPDAGGLFLLTRSLGATRATQLAMTGEAFTAEKAMEAGALYRLCTSEQLEKTREQLLKKLRRGSSNSYAAIKKLVWESEFKQWHEYAQLELELQKSLSYTEDFKEGVRAHSERRRPKFVGK, from the coding sequence ATGAATCATATTATCTTTCAAATTCAAGACGATTTAGCGGTGATTACTTTAAATCGTCCCGAGGTGGCAAATGGTTTCCATATTCCTATGTGTGAAGAAATTTTAGAAGCACTGGAATTAGCTGAAAAAGACGATTCTGTTTCATTTATTCTCATCAATGCTGCTGGTAAGGTGTTTTCTGTCGGTGGCGATTTGGTCGAGATGAAGCGTGCTGTTGATGAAGATGATATTGACTCCCTCGCTCGAATTGCTGAATTGGTGAATACGATTTCATATAAAATCAAGCAAATTCCTAAGCCAGTTATTATGGAAGTGGATGGAGCAGTTGCTGGAGCAGCCGCAAACATGGCCTTGGCAGTTGATTTTTGTATTGCAACTGACAAAGCTAAGTTTATACAAGCTTTTGTAGGTGTAGGATTGGCTCCTGATGCGGGTGGATTATTCTTGCTGACGCGATCTCTAGGTGCAACTAGAGCAACTCAATTAGCTATGACTGGAGAAGCTTTCACCGCTGAAAAGGCAATGGAGGCAGGAGCTCTATATCGTCTATGTACAAGTGAACAGTTAGAAAAAACAAGAGAACAATTGTTGAAGAAGTTGAGACGTGGTTCTTCAAATTCCTATGCTGCGATTAAGAAACTTGTTTGGGAAAGTGAATTCAAGCAGTGGCATGAATATGCTCAACTTGAATTGGAACTACAAAAATCACTATCCTATACGGAAGATTTCAAGGAAGGTGTTCGTGCACATTCTGAAAGAAGACGTCCAAAATTTGTCGGGAAATAA
- a CDS encoding aspartate kinase — translation MKVVKFGGSSLASASQLKKVLNIVKSDPERRFVVVSAPGKRDAEDTKVTDALIKYYRDYVAGNDISASQNWIIDRYAAMVSELGLKPAILERISKSIRTLATLPIENNEFLYDTFLAAGENNNAKLIAAYFNQNGLEARYVHPREAGIVVTSEPGNARIIPSSYDKIEELTNSTEVLVIPGFFGVTKEDQICTFSRGGSDITGSIIAAGVKADLYENFTDVDGIFAAHPGIIHKPHSIPELTYREMRELAYAGFSVLHDEALLPAYRGKIPLVIKNTNNPDHPGTRIVLQHSSDEFPVVGIAGDSGFVSINMSKYLMNREVGFGRKVLQILEDLNIGWEHMPTGIDDLSIILRSRELTPIKEEEILRQLVQKAEVDHAEIEHDLSIIMIVGEKMKRHIGVTATATRALSENKINIQMMSQGSSEVSIMFVVHKDQEKAALKALYQAFFGESKED, via the coding sequence ATGAAGGTTGTAAAATTTGGAGGAAGTTCACTCGCCTCTGCAAGCCAGTTGAAAAAGGTTCTAAACATTGTAAAAAGTGACCCTGAACGTCGTTTTGTTGTTGTATCTGCACCAGGAAAGCGTGATGCTGAGGATACCAAGGTTACTGATGCTTTGATTAAATATTATCGTGATTATGTAGCAGGAAATGATATCAGTGCTAGTCAAAATTGGATTATCGATCGATATGCGGCAATGGTTAGCGAACTAGGACTTAAACCAGCTATTTTAGAACGAATCTCTAAAAGTATCCGAACTCTTGCTACCCTTCCAATTGAAAATAACGAATTTCTATATGATACATTTCTCGCTGCAGGAGAAAACAATAATGCCAAACTCATTGCAGCCTACTTTAACCAAAATGGATTAGAGGCTCGCTATGTTCATCCGCGAGAAGCTGGTATCGTCGTTACGAGCGAACCTGGAAATGCGCGAATCATCCCATCTAGTTATGATAAAATCGAGGAATTGACAAATTCAACTGAAGTTCTTGTTATCCCTGGTTTCTTCGGTGTTACGAAAGAAGATCAAATTTGTACCTTCTCACGTGGGGGATCAGATATTACTGGTTCCATCATCGCTGCTGGTGTCAAGGCTGACCTCTATGAAAACTTTACTGATGTAGATGGAATCTTTGCAGCTCACCCTGGTATTATCCATAAGCCACACTCTATCCCAGAATTGACCTACCGTGAAATGCGTGAATTGGCCTATGCAGGATTCTCTGTACTACACGATGAAGCACTTCTACCAGCCTACCGTGGAAAAATCCCTCTCGTTATCAAAAATACTAATAATCCTGACCATCCAGGTACTCGCATCGTGCTACAACATAGCAGCGATGAATTCCCAGTAGTGGGAATTGCTGGTGACTCTGGTTTTGTCAGCATCAATATGTCTAAGTACCTGATGAACCGCGAAGTTGGTTTTGGTCGTAAAGTGCTTCAAATTCTAGAAGACCTGAATATTGGTTGGGAACATATGCCAACTGGTATCGATGACCTATCTATCATTTTACGTTCACGAGAATTAACTCCTATTAAAGAAGAAGAAATCCTTCGTCAATTAGTTCAAAAAGCTGAAGTTGACCATGCTGAAATCGAACATGACCTGTCTATCATAATGATTGTTGGCGAAAAAATGAAGCGCCATATCGGGGTAACTGCTACAGCCACTCGCGCCCTATCTGAAAACAAGATCAACATTCAAATGATGTCACAAGGTTCTAGTGAAGTTTCTATCATGTTCGTTGTCCACAAAGACCAAGAAAAAGCGGCTCTTAAGGCTCTCTACCAAGCATTTTTCGGTGAAAGTAAGGAAGACTAA
- a CDS encoding DUF956 family protein: MAQSLNKVIDLQTTGTSYLSISGKVGKFLVGDQALEFYADRNVEDYIQIPWSSVNQIGANVSGRKVSRHFEVFTDQGKFLFASKDSGKILKIAREKIGNEKVVKLPTLLQIIGRKIKNLFAKK; encoded by the coding sequence ATGGCACAATCCCTCAACAAAGTCATTGACCTACAAACTACCGGAACTTCCTATCTTTCCATTTCAGGAAAGGTTGGAAAGTTCCTTGTTGGAGATCAAGCACTAGAATTTTACGCAGACCGAAATGTCGAGGATTATATTCAAATCCCATGGTCTAGCGTTAATCAAATCGGAGCCAATGTTTCGGGTCGTAAGGTTAGTCGTCATTTTGAAGTTTTTACAGACCAAGGAAAATTCCTCTTTGCCTCAAAAGACTCCGGAAAAATTCTTAAAATTGCTCGGGAAAAAATCGGAAATGAAAAGGTTGTGAAGCTTCCAACCTTACTCCAAATCATCGGTCGTAAAATCAAAAATCTATTTGCAAAAAAATAG